The Methylomonas rhizoryzae genome includes the window GACACAAAGCATAGCCCCCGGTGCGTTTGTGCCTTATCAAATTTATTTCGGCAATCTGACGGGTGATAACAGTGCCAACGTCGAAATTGCCCGCTTGAGCGTTAAACCCGTGCCTGTGCCTGCCGGCCTAGGTTTGCTTATGATCGGGCTTGGCTGCATGATCAGCTTCAGTAAAAAACCTGGGGGATCTTAGGCTGTGAAGGCTTGATAAAGCCGTGGCAATCAGCTGCCGGCTAGGCTCCCCTATGACCGGTCACGACATCAAATACGTCGATTCCGGCTCCTGCGCGGCCTCCAAAATTTGTTCCATACTGACTTTGTCGTAACCGCCCGATAACAGCACGATGAACCGCTCGCGCAACATCGGACTGTTCCGCGAGCGCACAATAATGTTATTGGCATCCTGCTGTTCCAAAATTCGGTACCAGTTGTAAATCATTTTAAAGATGCGTTCCATCGGCTCGCGAATGCGCTGTTCGTAACGCTGCAAGCGGGCGGCGCCGAAATCGCCGCCCGCCGCTACCCCCTCCAAGATGGTTTCCGCAGCGTATACTCCGCTACGCATCGCCAACGTAACGCCGGCGGAAAATACCGGGTCGACGAACATCGACGCGTCGCCGACCAATACGAAACCATCGCCGTGAAAGCGTTCAGTGGTATAACCGATAGCCGAAATCGTCTTGACGTCCATCGCCTGCTCGGCGTGCTCCAGCCATAGACGTATGCAATCGCAGCCGTCTATCGCCGCGCGAAGACGTTGTTGCGCAGTTTCCCCCAAGCGTTTGGCATATCTCGCATCCAACACCGCACCGACGCTGACCACGTTGTTGCGTAGCGGAATATACCAAAGCCAGCCGCCGTCTATGCTATGAATATCGGTCGTTACCGAACCTTCCATGACTGCGCCGAAGCTGACGAAATCGTGCGGATTGCGGCGAAAACCGCCGTTGAAATGGGCGAAATGGCTGATCTTGTTTAACTCCGGCAACGGCCGCCGCCAGCCGAACCTGCGCGCGATCAAGGATTCCCGCCCCGACGCGTCAATCACGACCGGCGCATGGATCGGCCGTGCTTCGCCCCCTATCGGCCCGGCGGTCACGCCTATCGCCGCGTCGCCGTCGAACAGCACTTGCGTTACCGACCATTCGCGCCGCACCTCGACACCGCACGATGCGGCGTGTTCCAAAAGTATTTGGTCGTAACGAGCGCGTTCGACATGGTAGGTATAAGGCCGTTCGAAATAGTCCGGATACTCGGCAGTTAACAACAGCACCTCAGGCTTTTGATTGAACATGCCGAAGTGAATACCCTGCTTAACCGTAAAGCCTTCGGCTTCTATTTTTTCGGTAACTCCCAACCGGCGCCAAATTTCCCAAGCGGCCGGCAGCATCGATTCACCGATTTGAAAGCGTGGAAAGCGCTCGCGTTCGAACAGCACCACCCGTAAACCGGCCTGAGCCAGCAAAATTGCCGCACTACTGCCGGCCGGACCGCCGCCTATCACTACGGCGTTGAAATATTCGCCTGATGTCATCGGATTTCTCCCTGATTGGTGATACCGCCATCGGTAACACAAACGCCTCTACAAAATAACACGCCAGCAGTCGGCTTGTGCGAGCGAATAAACCGCGGCCATAGCTGCGGCCAATCCATGTTTGTCATAATGCTCGGTTTCACAATGCCGATCACTATCCGTCATGTCCACCAGCGAAATTTTCCTGATTGCAATCTCCAGCATTTATACCCTGCCTTACCTGATTTGGCGCATCGCCAGAACCGACTACTTCGCCCCTTTGGTGGTGGTGCAAATCGGTACCGGCATCTTGTTGGGGCCGGGGGTGCTCGGCGCGGTTTATCCGGAATACTACAGCTTTGTTTTCAATCCTTCGGTGCTGCAAGCCTTGAACGGGATCGCCTGGTGGGCGGTGATGCTGTTTGTTTGGGTGGCCGGCATCGAACTGGATTTGGGCAAAGCCTGGGAATACCGCTTGGAGAGCTCGGTGACTGCGGGCTTGGCCCTAGGAGTTCCTCTGCTATTCGGATGCGCGGCAGCCATGCTCATCCAGTTTTATCCGGGCTGGATAGGCGAACGCGCCATGAATTGGCAGTTTATTTTAGGCATAGGTATGTCCTGTGCCGTCACCGCATTGCCGATATTGATTTTGCTGCTGGATAAACTGCGGATCTTGCGCCACCCCCTCGGCCAGCGCATCCTGCGGTACGCCAGTTTAGACGATATTGCAATCTGGGCCATATTGTCGATCATCCTGCTGGACTGGACCCGAATCGGCAAGCAACTGACTTTTCTAGTGCTATTTCCTCTCTTCGCTTATGGCGTGCGCCGCTTGATGGCTTGGCTGCCGGAACGCGACCGCTGGTATCTCGGCATCATCAGTCTGGCTTTTTTCGGCCTGGGCGCGGATTGGGCGGGCTTGCATTTTATGGTTGGCGCCTTTTTGGCCGGCGCCATTCTGGACAGCGCCTGGTTCGAACACGGCCGGATGGACCAATTACGCCAAAATTTGTTGCTGACGGTAATGCCGGTGTTCTTTCTCAGTACCGGGCTAAAAACTCACTGGTCGTCCGGCGGGCTCGAAGTGCTTATCGCCGCCGGCGTCCTGCTGATTGCGTCCGTCAGCGGCAAATTACTGGGCCTTAGACTGGCCGGAAAACTGTTGAACTGGCAACCGGGCGAAGCGTCCATCATCGGCTGGCTATTGCAAACCAAGGCTTTGATCATGATTATTTTCGCCAACGTGCTGTTGGACAAACAAATCATCACCGGCCAAACCTTTACCGCCTTGCTAGTGATGGCTCTACTTAGCACCATGTTGACCGTACCGGCAGTCGCGCCCAAGCTGGCCCGCCTGCAAGGCCGTAAGAATACCCCGGAATAACCCGGGACTTAACGGTTATGCCGTCTTTAGTCTATGGGATTTTTATTGGCCGGGGACGGCCTCGTGATTACCGATCAAACCCATTTAGCCGCGCCAGCCGAATCCGATGAACTGGCGCCGCCTTTGGGCTGTGGTATAAACCGGCAGTTTACCTAACCCGCTTCTTACACGGGACCGACTACTCGCTTCCCGCCGACTTGCCGCGTTTGGATGAGGAACCCACGCGCTTTTTGCTTTTGTCCTTTTTTACCGAAGCTTCGTCCAACCGGGAAATATTCAACGCCTTACCGACCACCCTCACCTTCTTCAGCGCTTGAAACAAATCTTTAGGCATGCCGGCCGGTAGCTCTACCGTGCTGTATTGATCCTCGATTTTGATACGGGCGATATGATCGCCGTCTATGCCTATCTCGTTAGCAATCGCACCGACGATGTTGCCGGGTTTCACCCCGTCGCGGTGACCGACTTCGATGCGAAACACTTCCATTTCCACCCCTCCCGCCCGATTGGTATTCCGCTCGCGCTTTCGGCTGCGCTCGTTTTTACCGCCCTGGTCTTTCGCTTCGTCGCGGGCGTAATCCTTAGCCGCTTTCTTGACGGTGTCTTTCAGCAGCAGCGGGGTATCGCCCTGCAGCAATTTGGCCAACGCCGCCGCAATATCGGTTGCCGGTACGTTATGTTCGACCTGGTATTGGTTGATCAGCTGACTGTAAAAGCTCAACTCTTCGGCCGCCAGGGTATCGGTAATCCGTTGTTTAAACCGCTTGACCCTGGCATTGTTGATGAACTCGGTAGACGGCAACGGCATTTCTTCCACTTTCTGCCGCGTCGCCTGTTCGATATTGGCCAACAAGCGTTTTTCCCGCGGCGATACGAACAAAATCGCGTCACCGGTACGCCCCGCCCGCCCGGTGCGGCCGATGCGGTGCACGTACGACTCGGTGTCGTACGGAATATCGTAATTGACCACGTGAGTAATCCTATCCACGTCCAAACCGCGTGCAGCCACGTCGGTAGCAATCAAAATATCCAGCTTGCCGTTTTTCAAATGCTCTATCGCCCGTTCCCGCAAGGCTTGCGACATGTCGCCGTTAATCGCCGAGGCGGAAAAACCGCGCGCTTCCAATTTTTCGGCCACTTCGACGGTCGCAGTTTTGGTTCTGACGAAAATAATCATGCCGTCGAAATTTTCCGCCTCCAAAATCCGGGTCAAGGCATCCATCTTGTGCGGGCCGCTGACGAAACAATAACGCTGACGAATGTTTTCCGCAGTAGTCGTTTTGACTTTAATCGTCACCTGTTCGGGATCGTTCAAGTATTGCTGCGCGATTTTACGAATCTCCGCCGGCATGGTGGCGGAGAACAAGGCCGTTTGTCGATCGGATGGCGTTTGTTCCAGAATCCATTCGACATCGTCGATGAATCCCATACGCAGCATTTCGTCGGCTTCGTCCAATACCAGGGTTTTCAAGTTATCCAGCTTCAAGGTGCCGCGGCGCATGTGATCCATCACCCGGCCCGGCGTCCCCACGACCACGTGCGCGCCGCGATTCAGCTGACGCAACTGGGTGGTGTAATCCTGACCGCCGTAGATCGGCAATACGTGAAAACCTTTGATATGAGCGGCATAACTTTGAAAGGCCTCGGCCACTTGAATGGCCAATTCCCGGGTCGGCGCCAACACCAAGGCTTGCGGTTCTTTTTGCTTGACGTCGATGCGGGTCAAAATCGGCAATGCAAACGCCGCGGTTTTGCCGGTTCCGGTCTGCGCCTGTCCTAGCACGTCTCGTCCGGACATCACGAACGGGATAATGCGGGCCTGAATCGGCGAAGGCGATTCGTAGCCTACGTTTTGCAATGCTTTAAGTACGGGTTCGGAGAGATTTAAATCTTGAAAGGAAGGCGCAGGGGTGTCTGACATCAAATAATACCTGTAGAAAAAAACATGCCCGCGAAATTGCGGGCACAGCAACTATTGTACCTTAAATCCGGCCGAAATTAACTAACGCGTTGATATTTAGGTAAAAGCACGCCACTTATCGGCCGAATAGTGCAAGCAAATAAACAGAAAAAACTGGCAACCGAATATCAGGTTGGCCATCAACAAATGCAAGGGCTGGGCGACGGCCGGAAAGCCCAAGCGGTCCAGGCTCACGCCGGCCAAGATCGCGGTTAGGATCAAACCGACCAAGCCGTAAGCAACCCGGCGCAACAAATCTTGTACCTGGGTGTGCCGATAAACCTGCCAAGCCAGCCACAGGTTGGTAAACAAAATCAGCGACGAAAACGAACGATGCACGTAAAAAATCAGCGGAAAACTGTCGCGCCAATATTCGCGCTCGATGTAAGCGTGCTGGTGGGAAATAAAATCCACCGCTTCCCGTACCTGCGTACCCATGGCCACTTGCAGCAAGGTCATGGCCATCGCAACGTTAAGGACCAACCGAAACCGCGCACTGACCCAGACGGTATTCAATGCACTAAGCAGCTCTTTCTGCGATCGGCTAATGGCGTAAATCAGCAGGGCGACGATGAATAGCGCCAACAACATGTGCAAGGTAATCATCAACGGTTTCAAATTGCTGGCGACGACTGCCGAACCTAACCAGCCTTGGAATCCGACCAGAAAAAACGCGCTCAAAGACAAATAAAAAGTGGCTTTGTCGGTCCTTAGATAGATGCGCGAAGCCCACGCGGTCAAAAACACCAAGAGGCCGGTTGTCGCCCCGATCAAACGGTTGGTGTACTCGGTCCAGGTTTTGACCGGATTGAACAAGGTGCTTTGGTAGCCTCGCGCCGCGTAAATTTCGTGATAATTGGTCGGCAGTTGGGCTTCGTCGGTCGGCGGTATCCATTGGCCGAAGCACGTCGGCCAATCCGGGCAGCCCATGCCGGCACCGGAAGCACGCACAATGCCGCCGACCAAGATCACGAAATACACGGCACAGATGGTCAACGTGCCTAAACGGCGAAACCGGGACGCGGCTTTAGGTTCTATTACGGCTGTCATTTATCGCAACATGGATTGAGCTAATTCGATTTCTTCGGATACACCTTCGATTTCCAGAATCTCGGCGTCGGCTTGCAGACCCACCTTGGCAAAGGCCGCTACCGAACGCCAATCGACCCGGCAGGCCGGATGATCGGTGCCGGCGATGCTTTGCAGGAAGGCCACTTGCACCAGATCGACATAATCGGCGGGACCGTCATGGTCGCGCTGAAATTCGACATAGGCAGAGGCTACCAGTTTTAACTCTTCCGGAAAATTCCAGGTATCCATGATGATTTTTCCCACGTGCGGATGAGCCTTTTCCAACAGTTTTTCCAAACGCGACGGGCTGTCCTTGAACTCCGGAATTTTTTCCACCAAGGTCAAAATCGGCAGCTTGCCGATTTGGTGCAGCAAGCCGGCCAACATGGCCTCATCCGAGTTCAAATGCGGCACGAAAGTCGCTAAAGCCCGACAAATGGCCGACACGTTCACCCCTTGTTCCCAGATGGAGCGGAAATAGCCCTCCAACAAAGGACTGGTGGGTTTGAACATCTGCTGCATGACCAAGCTGGTTACCAAGGTGCGAATGGTACTGTTGCCCAGTCTGGTCACCGCCATTTGGATATTGCTGATTTCGTTAGCGCCTCGGTACAGGGGACTATTAACCACTTGGATCAGCCTTGCCGACAAAGCCGGATCGGTCACGATGATTTCCGAAAGCTGCTGAGCCGATGCCTCTCCCTTGGAAACCGCATCGCGTACTTTAATTGCCACGTCGGGCAAGGTAGGCAGCACCAGACGATTAGCTTCCAACTCGGTTCGAACGTGGTGCAAAAACTCTTGAACGGATTTAAATTGCATAGTTAGCTATCCAGCGCTTACCCGGAAACGACCGTGACCGGCGTGTGATTTTGATCGCTAAGTATAAGTTGTTTCCCGATCTCATCAAGCGACTGTAAAACCATCAGGAGCGCTGTCTCGGCTTGATAGGATTGTACCGCCAGCACGTCTCCCTGCTTAGTTTGGCCGTCGCTTGCCAAAACCTTGTAATCACCAACAGGCAATGACGCCGCTACCCGCCCTACCCATAAAGCGCGCTTACTCTTGCCTAAATAATGGGTGCGGGCCACGATTTCCTGGCCGGTATAACAACCCTTGGTAAAACTGACTCCACCTAATCGGTCCAGATTCAACATTTGCGGAATGAATTGTTCGGATTGTTCGAGCCCGAACCAGGGGACCCCGGCCAACACGTCCCAATAGCCCCACTGCGCGTCGTCCCCGTCGGCGCTTATAGGCTGTACGGCCTTGGTCAGTATTAAATAACGCAGCGGCCCGCCCGGCAAACAGACCCACAGATTGGCGTTTTCCAAGTGGCAAGGGAAAAGCCTATCGGCCGGTGCGCGCGACTCCGCCGCCTGCTCCGGGCAACAGCCGAATAAACGCCAGCCGCCGTCAACGGCAAGATTGACCCTGGAGCGCAACACGTACATCTGCAAGCGCTTGGACACCTTTTCAGCTAGGCTACGCGGCAGTATCGCTAAAAAACCGTCAGGCGATTTGACCAGCAACACGGTGCTGATTACCCGCCCTTGCGGATTGCAATAGCCGGCAATACCGGCGCAGCTTGAGTCGATTTCCTTGACGTTACAAGTCAATTGGCCTTGTAAGAATGATTCGGCATCCGCACCTGTAATTTCGATGACCGCAAAATGCCGTAACGGATAATAAGTAGCGGAGTTTGAGTTTGCTGGATTCATGAGCTAGTAATAAAAAACGGGATTCTCACTGCCAATCTTAGTTGGACAGCCGGTTCATTTTACCGTCAGATGACAACAACACCGATCGGAATATGCCGAAATATCTCAATTCCTTACAAGAATTCGTCGTAACCGATTCGCCGCGCTTGCAATGTTTCATTCACTTATTGCATTCGTGCGCATTACCGGCGTGTTGGCTGAACGATCTGTCCGGCATTTGGCGTGGCGGATTGACGATCGCACTCCTCTGCTCGTGGTGGCGCTCGGTAAAACGGCAGCGAGCAAGCGGTTTCCAACTGCGTTACCGCGCCGGCGCTTGGCAATACGCCGAGCCCGGCCAAGCGTTTGAGCCGGCCACATTGTTGCCCGGCACCACGCTGACTCCTTTCGCGATATTTCTGCACATTCGCTGCCGCGGCCGTAAAAAATATCTGCCTGTATTATCCGACGCCCTACCGGCCGGAAGTTTCCGCCGCCTGATCGCCTGCTTGAAATTCAGTATCGGTAGACAGGCGGACAAGCGCTAAACCTGAACAAGCTCTCGTACGACGGCGCGAGCAGTACCACTACCCGCGCTTCGGCTAGCTTTCTCTCTCAGCCAAAGCCTGCAAACGCGCCAATTCCTGCACCAAATTATTTGCCGGAAACGACTCTCCGGCCCGGGTATACCAATAGTGCGCATTGGACAAATCGCCCTCCAGCCGATGCAGATAAGCGTGGATCAAGCAGCTTACAGTATCCGAACGGACTTGCACCGCCCTGTGGGCAGCATCCCAATCGCCGCGCTCAAGCAGCGCCAGAATCTCCGCGGGATGGGCCGACATACACTATCCGACCCAAACTCTGGCATTACGGAACATCCGCAGCCAGGCGCCGTCTTCCTGCCATTGCGCCGGATGCCAGGAGTTTTGCACCGTCCTGAAACAGCGTTCCGGATGCGGCATCATAATCGTGAAACGACCGTCAACGGTGGTCAAGCCGGTAATGCCGTAGGGCGAACCGTTGGGATTGGCGGGGAAAACTTCGGTTTCCTGGCTGTAATTGTCCACATAACTGACCGCCACCTGCGCCTGCGCCGGATTCGCCGAGCCGAATTCCGCCCGGCCCTCGCCATGGGCGACGACCACCGGCAGCAGCGAACCTGCCATGCCGGTAAAGAAAATAGACGGCGAGGCCTGGATTTTCACCATCGCCACCCGCGCCTCGAACTGCTCGGACAGGTTGCGTTTGAAGGCCGGCCAGTGTTCCGCGCCGGGAATGATATCCTTCAAGCCGGACATCATCTGGCAGCCGTTGCACACGCCCAGACCGAAGGTATCCGGGCGGGCGAAAAAGGCGGCGAACTCGTCCCGGGCCTTGGCATTGAACAATATCGACTTGGCCCAACCGCCGCCGGCACCGAGCACGTCGCCGTAGGAAAAACCGCCGCAGGCCACCAAACCCTTGAATTCGCCCAGGCTGACCCGGCCGCCGATAATGTCGGTCATGTGTACGTCGATGGCATCGAAGCCGGCGCGGTCGAAGGCCGCCGCCATTTCGACGTGGCCGTTGACGCCTTGCTCGCGCAGAATGGCGACTTTCGGCCTTACCTGCCCGGCAAAACCGGCGGCGATGTCGTCGTTCGGATCGAACGTCAGCTGCACCGTCAGACCGGGATCGTTATCGTCGGCGATGCGCTCGAATTGCTGTTTGGCGCAATCGGGATTGTCGCGCAAGGCCTGCATCCGGTAACTGACCTCCGACCAAGTCTGCTGCAATTCGGTGCGCGAGGCGCTATAGAGCTGCTGACCGGCTTTGAAGATGCGCAACTGCCGGCCATCGACGACGCGGCCCACCACGAAGCTGTGGTCGTCCAGGCCGACCTGATCCAACAGCCGGGCGACTCGATTCAACTCGCTGCTTTTGATCTGCAACACCGCGCCCAATTCCTCGTTGAACAGCGCCGAAAGCGTATCGCCGGGCAAATCGGACAAATCCAGATCGACGCCCTGGCGGCCGGCGAACAGCATTTCCGCAACCGTTGCCAGCAAGCCGCCGTCGGCGCGGTCGTGGTAAGCCAGAATCAGACCTTGCCGGTTCAGGGCTTGGACAGTGTCGAAGAAACGTTTGAACAGGCCGGCATCGTCCAGGTCGGGCGCCTGGCTGCCGAGTTGGTTATAAACCTGAGCCAGTACCGAACCGCCGAGGCGGTTTTTGCCTAGTCCCAAGTCGATCAGCAACAAGACGCTGTCCTCATCGCGCAATTCCGGCGTCAGCGTGTTGCGCACGTCTTGCACCGGCGCGAAGGCGGTGATGATCAACGACAGCGGCGAGGTCATGGTTTTGTTGCCATGATCGTCCTGCCAGACGGTTTTCATCGACAAAGAGTCCTTGCCGACCGGTATCGCGATGCCCAATTCCGGGCAGAGTTCCATACCAACCGCTTTGACGGTATCGAACAAGGCCGCGTCTTCGCCGGGGCTGCCGCAGGCCGCCATCCAGTTGGCGGACAGCTTGACGTCGTTCAACTTGCCGATGCGGGCGGCGGCCAAATTGGTCAAGGCCTCGCCGATCGCCATGCGACCCGAGGCCGGGGCGTCGATCAGCGCCAGCGGCGTGCGCTCGCCCATCGCCATCGCTTCGCCGGTGTAGGCGTAAAAGCCGGACGCGGTGACCGCGACGTCGGCCACCGGCACTTGCCAAGGGCCGACCATCTGGTCGCGCGCCACCAAGCCGGTGACGGAACGGTCGCCGATATGGATCAAGAAGCTTTTGTCGGCAACGGCCGGAAACGCCAATACCCGTTTAATCGCTTCAGCCAGCTCGACTTGATCTAAAGCCAAATCCGGCAAGGCTTTGTGCAGCCGTTGCACATCGCGGTGCATTTTCGGCGGCTTGCCGAACAAGACCGACATCGGTAAATCGATGGGCGCCGAGTGGCCGAACCATTCGTCGCTCAGGGTCAAATGCTCTTCATCGGTGGCGTGGCCAATCACCGCGTACAGGCAGTGCTCGCGCTCGCAAAAGCTTTGGAACAATTCCAGCGACTCGGGCTTGATCGCCACCACGTAGCGCTCCTGGGCCTCGTTGCACCAGATTTGCATCGGCGACATGCTTTTGTCGGCGTTCTGCACCCTGCGCAGTTCGAAGCGGCCGCCTTTGCCGGCATCGTGGATGATTTCCGGCACCGCATTGGATAAGCCGCCGGCGCCGATATCGTGGATCGACACAATCGGTGTGTTGTCACCCAGCGAGTTGCAATGGTTGATCACTTCCTGACAGCGGCGCTGCATTTCTGGGTTTTCGCGTTGCACCGAGGCAAAATCCAGTTCCGCCGCGCTGGCGCCGGAAGTTTGCGACGAGGCTGCGCCGCCGCCCAGACCGATCAGCATGGCCGGCCCGCCCAAAATCACAATCAACGCCCCGGCCGGTATGGTCTGTTTTTCCACCAGCATTGGTCGGATGTTGCCCATGCCGCCGGCGATCATGATCGGCTTGTGGTAGCCGCGGTACTGGTTGGCCTCGCCGTTTTCCGCTGGTTGTTCGAAGCTGCGGAAATAGCCGGCCAGATTGGGCCGGCCGAATTCGTTGTTGAAGGCCGCGCCGCCGATCGGCCCTTCCAGCATGATGTCCAAGGCCGAGGCGATACGTTCCGGCTTGCCGTTGTCGACCTCCCAGGGTTGTTCGAAACCGGGAACTCTCAGATGCGACACGCTGAAACCGGTCAGGCCGGCCTTGGTCGCGGAACCGCGACCGGTGGCGCCTTCGTCGCGAATCTCGCCGCCGGAGCCGGTCGCCGCGCCGGGGTGCGGCGAAATCGCGGTCGGATGATTGTGGGTTTCCACCTTCATCAAGATATGCGCGGCTTCCTCGACGTAACCGTAGCGATGGCTGTGGGCGTCGCGGATGAACACCTGTGCGGTCGGGCCTTGCAGTACCGAGGCGTTGTCCTTGTAAGCCGACAACACACCTTGCGGGTACAGGCTGTGGGTATTGCGGATCATCGCGAACAGCGATTTGGCCTGCTCTTCGCCGTCTATGCTCCAACTGGCGTTGAAGATTTTGTGGCGGCAATGCTCCGAGTTGGCCTGGGCGAACATCATCAATTCGACGTCGGTCGGGTTGCGGCCCAGCCGGGTAAAGGCCTCGGTCAAATAATCGATTTCATCCGGCGACAAGGCTAAGCCGAGTTGCAGATTTGCCTGTTCCAAAGCCGTACGGCCGTTTTCCATCAGCGTTACGGATTGCAATGGTTTGGGTTGGTGTTCGGCAAACAACACCAATTCGGCCGGATCCGAAACCGCTTGTTGCGTCATTCTGTCGTGCAACAACGTCGCTAAGGCCTGCAAATCGCCCGGCTGCAATTGTGCGCTTGCCAGTAGCCGATAGTGAATACCACGTTCGATACGGCTTACTTCTGCCAACCCGCAACGCTGGGCGATTTCGGAAGCCTTGCTGGACCATGGGGAAATCGTTCCCAAACGCGGCACCACCCAAATGCGGTGCACACATTCGCCCTCGGCTACGGCAAATTCCGCTTGGCCGGCGTGCGCGTCATAGTCCAGCAAGCCGGACAAAATCCGGTAAGCCTCCGGCTGCAAGGCTTCGCCGGTTTGCACGAAATGTACGAATTCGGCGCCAATCGCCTTGACGCGGCTATCGATGGCTCGCAAACGGTCTAGCAGTTTTTCGATTCGAAACGAAGAAAGTGCGGATGAGCCTGGGATCGTCAACATGGGGATCTGATGGTACAAATGGCAAAAGAGTAAGCCGGTTGAATCCTGAACGGATAACCGATGGTGAAAACGTTAGTTTTCCGGCGCAGCCGGAGTTTGAGGATTTTGCGACGCGTCTTCTTTGACCGTATCGTTAATCGCGTCGGTAATCAGTTGCAGCAGACTGTTCGCGGTCGCGTCGGAAAGGCTGTGCCCGGCACTGTCTTGCACCGTCACTTCGGTCAATTGCGGACCGACCTCCTGCGTATTGATCCTGAACTCCTGTTCTTGGCTGGGGTCGTCGCCGAATAAAAAAGTGAATTCGTCCCAAATACTGGCATCTTGCGCTTTAACCGCATTGGGATCGAATTTGATATAAAAATACCCTTTTTCGACGTTACGCTCGACGATTTCCAGCTTTTGCCGGCTCAATGCCCGCGCCACCATACGTACCGCTTGCGCGTGCGGCTGATCGATCTGCAGGCTACTGCCGGCACCGGAAGCCGAAGCCGTAACCGGTTTTTCGGCCGGTGCGGCAGCCGCTTGCGCGGTTTTTTCCGACTGTTCGGCGGACTCGGCTTGCCGCACCGGTTCCGCCACCTCGGCAGGCGCGACTCGGGCGGACGGCGTCGGACTTTTCAAGCCGCGATTTTTCAAGTCGTCCGGTACCGTCAGCTCGGGAATTTCATAGGTGAATTGGTAATCCCGCTCCTTGTCGGGAAACCAACTTTTGATGGTACTACAAGCGCTTAAACCCGCCAGCAAAACCCCGGCTAAACCGCCCCGCCGCACCCAGGTTCTCATGCCGCTAAAACGCCGGCTTGCCGCATGGCCGTTTTGACCGACTCGACGCATTCCTCGCTCAGC containing:
- the purL gene encoding phosphoribosylformylglycinamidine synthase, translating into MLTIPGSSALSSFRIEKLLDRLRAIDSRVKAIGAEFVHFVQTGEALQPEAYRILSGLLDYDAHAGQAEFAVAEGECVHRIWVVPRLGTISPWSSKASEIAQRCGLAEVSRIERGIHYRLLASAQLQPGDLQALATLLHDRMTQQAVSDPAELVLFAEHQPKPLQSVTLMENGRTALEQANLQLGLALSPDEIDYLTEAFTRLGRNPTDVELMMFAQANSEHCRHKIFNASWSIDGEEQAKSLFAMIRNTHSLYPQGVLSAYKDNASVLQGPTAQVFIRDAHSHRYGYVEEAAHILMKVETHNHPTAISPHPGAATGSGGEIRDEGATGRGSATKAGLTGFSVSHLRVPGFEQPWEVDNGKPERIASALDIMLEGPIGGAAFNNEFGRPNLAGYFRSFEQPAENGEANQYRGYHKPIMIAGGMGNIRPMLVEKQTIPAGALIVILGGPAMLIGLGGGAASSQTSGASAAELDFASVQRENPEMQRRCQEVINHCNSLGDNTPIVSIHDIGAGGLSNAVPEIIHDAGKGGRFELRRVQNADKSMSPMQIWCNEAQERYVVAIKPESLELFQSFCEREHCLYAVIGHATDEEHLTLSDEWFGHSAPIDLPMSVLFGKPPKMHRDVQRLHKALPDLALDQVELAEAIKRVLAFPAVADKSFLIHIGDRSVTGLVARDQMVGPWQVPVADVAVTASGFYAYTGEAMAMGERTPLALIDAPASGRMAIGEALTNLAAARIGKLNDVKLSANWMAACGSPGEDAALFDTVKAVGMELCPELGIAIPVGKDSLSMKTVWQDDHGNKTMTSPLSLIITAFAPVQDVRNTLTPELRDEDSVLLLIDLGLGKNRLGGSVLAQVYNQLGSQAPDLDDAGLFKRFFDTVQALNRQGLILAYHDRADGGLLATVAEMLFAGRQGVDLDLSDLPGDTLSALFNEELGAVLQIKSSELNRVARLLDQVGLDDHSFVVGRVVDGRQLRIFKAGQQLYSASRTELQQTWSEVSYRMQALRDNPDCAKQQFERIADDNDPGLTVQLTFDPNDDIAAGFAGQVRPKVAILREQGVNGHVEMAAAFDRAGFDAIDVHMTDIIGGRVSLGEFKGLVACGGFSYGDVLGAGGGWAKSILFNAKARDEFAAFFARPDTFGLGVCNGCQMMSGLKDIIPGAEHWPAFKRNLSEQFEARVAMVKIQASPSIFFTGMAGSLLPVVVAHGEGRAEFGSANPAQAQVAVSYVDNYSQETEVFPANPNGSPYGITGLTTVDGRFTIMMPHPERCFRTVQNSWHPAQWQEDGAWLRMFRNARVWVG
- the bamC gene encoding outer membrane protein assembly factor BamC, whose translation is MRTWVRRGGLAGVLLAGLSACSTIKSWFPDKERDYQFTYEIPELTVPDDLKNRGLKSPTPSARVAPAEVAEPVRQAESAEQSEKTAQAAAAPAEKPVTASASGAGSSLQIDQPHAQAVRMVARALSRQKLEIVERNVEKGYFYIKFDPNAVKAQDASIWDEFTFLFGDDPSQEQEFRINTQEVGPQLTEVTVQDSAGHSLSDATANSLLQLITDAINDTVKEDASQNPQTPAAPEN